One genomic segment of Gasterosteus aculeatus chromosome 6, fGasAcu3.hap1.1, whole genome shotgun sequence includes these proteins:
- the slc22a15 gene encoding solute carrier family 22 member 15 translates to MDLEEALQVVGEFGPYQRRAVAILVLTQVYMACQSMLIILVGSTPEYRMEPQDGVPSGQQELLQRVTFTEDIDSIVTEWFLVKQQAYKVSLAGSLFFAGLLVGNVVFGPLSDKIGRRPVYLTGLFFEVIFGYVTALAPSYEVFAVSRLLVGLMNGGIGLVCFVLTQEYVGKSYWAMTGTLTSMSFAVGIALFAALGYFVRPWRNLAAVANTSGVLFFLMSVTLPESPRWLYSQGRTEQAEEVLRYIALRNGNAANNLRLKRVGGAKAGNRGNGGAGVLQLVIHPVLRLRTMVLMYVWYACSLVYYGLTLGAGETSGSRYVNVAMYGLVELPAYPLCIYFINKHWAGRRKSMASFLCLAGSACFCTMFIPEGSGALLSVTSFALLGKLMVSAAFNIAYVYTSELYPTVIRNAGLGVCSMSCRVGGILAPFVPSMRALHTSLPFTVFCLSGLSAGCLGLLLPETLNGPAAETLEELGSSSRGRVLESKALLYKDDNKKSNRM, encoded by the exons ATGGATTTAGAAGAAGCTCTTCAAGTTGTCGGCGAGTTTGGACCCTACCAGAGGCGGGCGGTGGCCATCCTTGTTCTGACACag GTGTACATGGCCTGTCAGTCCATGCTGATCATTCTGGTTGGATCCACGCCGGAGTACCGCATGGAGCCGCAGGACGGGGTCCCGTCCGGCCAGCAGGAGCTCCTCCAACGCGTCACCTTCACGGAGGACATTGACTCCATAGTGACTGAG TGGTTTCTCGTCAAGCAGCAGGCCTATAAGGTCAGCCTCGCCGGGTCGCTGTTTTTCGCCGGGCTCCTGGTCGGGAACGTCGTCTTCGGGCCGCTCTCCGACAAGATCGGGAGGAGGCCGGTTTACCTGACAG GTCTCTTTTTTGAGGTGATCTTCGGCTATGTGACCGCCTTGGCGCCCAGCTACGAGGTCTTCGCCGTGTCTCGTCTCCTCGTGGGACTGATGAACGGCGGCATCGGCCTCGTCTGCTTCGTTCTCACTCAGGAGTACGTGGGCAAGTCCTACTGGGCCATGACCG GGACGTTGACGAGCATGAGCTTTGCCGTCGGCATCGCGCTGTTTGCCGCTCTGGGCTACTTCGTGCGGCCGTGGAGGAACCTCGCCGCCGTGGCGAACACGTCTGGTGTCCTCTTCTTCCTGATGTCTGT AACTCTGCCAGAGTCTCCTCGCTGGCTGTATTCTCAGGGTCGGACGGAGCAGGCTGAAGAG GTCCTGCGCTACATCGCGCTGAGGAACGGCAACGCTGCGAACAACCTGCGGTTGAAACGCGTTGGTGGTGCTAAAGCCGGTAACCGCGGCAACGGGGGTGCGGGTGTCCTGCAGCTGGTGATCCATCCGGTCCTCCGGCTCAGGACGATGGTGCTCATGTATGTCTG gtatGCGTGCAGTCTGGTGTACTACGGTCTGACTCTGGGGGCCGGGGAGACGTCCGGCAGCCGTTATGTGAACGTGGCCATGTACGGCCTGGTGGAGCTGCCCGCCTACCCGCTCTGCATATACTTCATCAACAAACACTG ggcggggaggaggaagagcatgGCCAGCTTCCTGTGTCTGGCTGGCTCTGCCTGCTTCTGCACCATGTTCATCCCCGAAGGCTCCG GGGCGTTGCTGAGCGTCACGTCGTTCGCTCTTCTGGGGAAACTGATGGTCAGCGCGGCGTTCAACATCGCCTACGTCTACACCTCTGAGCTCTACCCGACGGTTATCAG GAATGCTGGTTTGGGAGTTTGTTCCATGTCCTGCCGAGTTGGAGGAATCCTTGCACCGTTTGTTCCCTCCATG cggGCTCTCCACACCTCCCTGCCTTTCACCGTGTTCTGTCTGAGCGGGCTGTCTGCGGGCTGCCTCGGCCTCCTGCTGCCCGAAACCCTCAACGGACCTGCGGCCGAGACTCTGGAGGAGCTCGGCAGCTCGAGCCGCGGCCGAGtgctggagagcaag GCTCTTTTGTACAAAGATGACAATAAGAAATCAAACCGCATGTGA
- the LOC120821073 gene encoding lymphocyte function-associated antigen 3 has translation MEQRIRVLVLLAALSSVGTAQDLRYFTDGSERTFEVRPPVTEPIESIVWKFNSDLAAEWTDTSPLEIYPKFKTRTDLNTTTGSLVIKHMTKDDTGEYSVEINRQLQGGKYDMKWIRKVNKPEVHLRTLTCSPDSDKCNMTCDGGTEEAKPIDYDWRIGSEEWQNPGKDIEITKADHRDVKDIACRMKNPVSKAESEAIPNPLLPDHSLSAGAIVGIVVLVLALIGGALALGWSFKYKKWPFNDRVSSEPENPPGNPPNSSSEIIPLKPPPSDSTL, from the coding sequence ATGGAGCAGCGGATCCGCGTGTTGGTGCTGCTCGCGGCGCTGAGTTCCGTCGGAACCGCGCAAGATCTTCGTTACTTCACGGACGGCAGCGAGCGGACCTTCGAGGTGAGGCCTCCCGTCACCGAGCCGATCGAGTCCATCGTGTGGAAGTTCAACAGTGATCTGGCGGCCGAGTGGACCGATACGAGTCCTTTGGAGATTTACCCCAAGTTTAAAACCCGCACGGACCTGAACACGACCACCGGCAGTCTGGTCATCAAACACATGACTAAAGACGACACGGGCGAGTACTCTGTTGAGATCAACCGCCAGCTCCAGGGCGGGAAATATGACATGAAATGGATCCGTAAAGTCAACAAACCGGAAGTGCACCTAAGAACTTTAACGTGTTCGCCTGACTCTGATAAATGCAACATGACCTGCGACGGAGGCACCGAGGAGGCCAAACCCATCGATTACGACTGGAGAATAGGCTCCGAAGAATGGCAGAACCCGGGAAAGGACATCGAGATCACCAAGGCGGATCATCGTGATGTTAAGGACATCGCCTGCCGGATGAAGAACCCGGTCAGTAAAGCAGAGAGTGAAGCGATCCCCAATCCGCTCCTCCCGGACCACTCGTTGTCTGCAGGTGCAATTGTGGGGATCGTCGTACTTGTACTTGCACTAATAGGTGGAGCGTTAGCTCTGGGTTGGTCTTTTAAATATAAGAAATGGCCCTTCAATGATCGCGTCTCATCTGAACCGGAAAATCCTCCCGGAAACCCTCCTAACTCCTCCTCAGAGATAATACCACTCAAACCCCCCCCGTCTGATTCAACTTTGTGA
- the LOC120821075 gene encoding CD48 antigen-like produces MDQLIRVLVLLAALTSVGTAQDLRYFTDGDERTFEVRPPVTEPIAAIVWKFNSDLVAEWVKDIVPLEIFNRFKTRATLNTNTGSLVIKHMTKDDVGEYSVEINHQLQSGRYDMKWIPRVNKPEVNITTCSPDSDKCTVTCDGGTAELEPVYYGWRIGSAGWRILGKDVEINKADHGGVEYITCRMSSSVGEEESDPVRNPLFPDPVLSAVIG; encoded by the coding sequence ATGGACCAGCTGATCCGCGTGTTGGTGCTGCTCGCGGCGCTGACTTCAGTCGGAACCGCGCAAGATCTTCGTTACTTCACGGACGGTGACGAGCGGACCTTCGAGGTGAGGCCTCCCGTCACCGAGCCGATCGCGGCCATCGTGTGGAAGTTCAACAGTGATCTGGTGGCCGAGTGGGTCAAAGACATCGTTCCTTTGGAGATTTTCAACAGGTTTAAAACCCGCGCGACCCTGAACACGAACACCGGCAGTCTGGTCATCAAACACATGACTAAAGACGACGTGGGCGAGTACTCTGTTGAGATCAACCACCAGCTCCAGAGCGGGAGATATGACATGAAATGGATCCCGAGAGTCAACAAACCTGAGGTGAACATAACAACGTGTTCGCCTGACTCTGATAAATGCACCGTGACCTGCGACGGAGGCACCGCGGAGCTGGAACCCGTCTACTACGGCTGGAGAATAGGCTCCGCAGGATGGAGGATCCTGGGAAAGGACGTTGAGATCAACAAGGCGGATCATGGAGGTGTTGAGTACATCACCTGCCGGATGAGTAGCTCGGTCGGTGAAGAAGAGAGTGACCCGGTCAGAAATCCGCTCTTCCCGGACCCGGTGCTCTCAGCTGTAATTGGGTAA